From Pelmatolapia mariae isolate MD_Pm_ZW linkage group LG22, Pm_UMD_F_2, whole genome shotgun sequence, a single genomic window includes:
- the LOC135932410 gene encoding uncharacterized protein LOC135932410, with translation MADQEQNRREEFLKTQQGFRENAYKIIMKMDDWSNMTPGSKHLVDEILHSIFFLGKINSIPFSPEEIISDGDILKALKEKYPRPFQFYLTQLPRRSPFSCVLDMIVLRENPENEEQIKQSLQELIRELAPQCLVSSIICISQKSNTDQNSKSAHHSLVMPDLHQCEKAEGIKYLEWVSDFVSKYKNKHLSLKNPAGAMLRIAGLEDTMYKGKHDEVNGWGKFYLPKIVNMQVIGVVEGTSCPCDELVLMTCEDKKLYAYDGEELHLVASSFQQLRDKDIEYPASKSYYNGEAFKDMTEEDWEAVKMRGVGRKLEEEHQKLVKETKSAFLKSLKS, from the exons ATG GCTGACCAAGAGCAAAACAG AAGAGAAGAATTTCTGAAAACTCAACAAGGTTTCAGAGAAAATGCCTACAAGATTATCATGAAGATGGATGACTGGTCTAACATGACTCCAGGAAGTAAACACTTAGTGGATGAG ATTCTTCACAGCATCTTCTTTCTGGGTAAAATCAACAGCATCCCCTTTTCTCCAGAAGAAATCATCTCTGATGGTGATATTTTGAAAGCCTTAAAGGAAAAATATCCCAGACCTTTTCAATTCTATCTGACTCAGCTTCCCAGACGGAGTCCGTTCTCCTGTGTGCTCGACATG ATTGTCCTGCGGGAAAATCCAGAGAATGAAGAGCAAATAAAGCAGAGTCTTCAAGAACTCATCAGAGAGCTAGCTCCACAATGTCTGGTCTCCTCCATCATCTGCATTTCTCAGAAATCCAACACCGACCAAAATTCAAAGAG tgCTCATCATTCTCTTGTTATGCCAGATCTGCATCAGTGTGAGAAGGCAGAAG GTATAAAATACTTGGAATGGGTGTCAGATTTTGTTtccaaatacaaaaacaagcaTTTAAGCTTGAAGAATCCAGCTGGTGCCATGCTGAGGATAGCAGGGCTGGAGGACACCATGTACAAAGGGAAACATGATGAAGTGAACGGCTGGGGAAAATTCTACCTTCCCAAGATCGTAAACATGCAGGTCATCGGTGTGGTGGAGGGCACCTCGTGTCCATGTGATGAGCTCGTGCTGATGACGTGTGAGGACAAAAAGCTGTACGCCTACGATGGAGAGGAGCTGCATCTGGTGGCTTCCAGTTTCCAGCAACTACGTGACAAAGACATAGAGTATCCAGCATCCAAGAGCTACTACAATGGAGAGGCCTTCAAAGATATG ACTGAGGAGGACTGGGAAGCAGTGAAGATGAGAGGCGTGGGGAGGAAACTGGAGGAAGAGCATCAAAAGCTGGTGAAGGAAACAAAGTCAGCGTTCTTAAAAAGCCTAAAATCATAG
- the LOC135932409 gene encoding uncharacterized protein LOC135932409, with the protein MADQEQNRREEFLKTQQGFRENAYKIIMKMDDWSNMAPGSKHLVDEILHSIFFLGKINSIPFSPEEIISDGDILKALKEKYPRPFQFYLTQLPRRSPFSCVLDMIVLLKHPENEEQIKQSLQELIRELAPQFLVSSIICISQKSKTDQNSKRYYGVSMSTNGRNPRTVVIGASCLSNWDEYVSGAVMTYYPKKKNYFDGTIEVPGNIRCEAFSLSRGEQMSPCRSCHNLFGLNTEETKEWPYGNCAEPESLSNLLKNEKEVKNGTTVHDRSAENRQRAEKEVRKDLQAVLRMIHFNTWSGEFYNPESE; encoded by the exons ATG GCTGACCAAGAGCAAAACAG AAGAGAAGAATTTCTGAAAACTCAACAAGGTTTCAGAGAAAATGCCTACAAGATTATCATGAAGATGGATGACTGGTCTAACATGGCTCCAGGAAGTAAACACTTAGTGGATGAG ATTCTTCACAGCATCTTCTTTCTGGGTAAAATCAACAGCATCCCCTTTTCTCCAGAAGAAATCATCTCTGATGGTGATATTTTGAAAGCCTTAAAGGAAAAATATCCCAGACCTTTTCAATTCTATCTGACTCAGCTTCCCAGACGGAGTCCGTTCTCCTGTGTGCTCGACATG ATTGTCCTGCTGAAACATCCAGAGAATGAAGAGCAAATAAAGCAGAGTCTGCAAGAACTCATCAGAGAGCTAGCTCCACAATTTCTGGTCTCCTCCATCATCTGCATTTCTCAGAAATCCAAAACTGACCAAAATTCAAAGAGGTACTACGGAGTCTCCATGTCCACCAACGGTCGTAACCCGAGGACAGTTGTGATTGGTGCCTCCTGTCTTAGCAACTGGGATGAATATGTATCTGGTGCAGTGATGACCTATtatcccaaaaaaaaaaattactttgatGGAACCATTGAAGTACCTGGAAACATCAGGTGTGAGGCATTTAGTCTCAGTCGTGGTGAACAAATGAGCCCTTGTAGATCATGTCACAATTTGTTTGGCTTGAACACAGAAGAAACCAAAGAGTGGCCTTATGGTAACTGTGCTGAACCCGAGAGCCTGAGCAACTTGcttaaaaatgagaaagaagTTAAAAATGGCACAACTGTGCATGACCGCTCAGCTGAAAACAGGCAGAGAGCTGAGAAAGAGGTTCGTAAGGATCTTCAGGCAGTGTTGAGAATGATTCACTTTAACACCTGGAGTGGTGAATTTTACAACCCAGAGTCAGAGTGA